In Lodderomyces elongisporus chromosome 1, complete sequence, a genomic segment contains:
- the UTP21 gene encoding rRNA-processing protein utp21 (BUSCO:EOG09260SJV), producing MVDVIEKKRKKVSLNGVDSKKLTKPSKIFSPFRVLGNVTDATPFAIGTLGSTFYAVTSVGRSFQIYDLATLHLLFVSQKQTKSKITCFVTHYHYVFAASGNEIGVYKRGKLEYTLRCETDDVITHLCYFGEYLIASVGNGDLYVFKKRQDQPGSESYKFPTELYTVIKHVNVDVDGEIVGLIHPPTYLNKVIVATSGHIVIVNVRSGKLLYKSPLHQFDGESITTIESAPVLDLVAVGTSVGNVYIYNLRKGAIIGEKIVTSGAEVSSKVTSLSFRTDGSPHLVAALNNGDLYFHDLNKNARIHTLRNAHKEAHGGVSKAQFLNGQPIVLTNGGDNHLKEFVFDPSLTTTNSSIISPPRHLRSRGGHSAPPTAILFPEEDKTHFLLSASRDRSFWNFSLRKDAQAQEYSQRLHKSKDGKRQAGQVASLKEKFPEITAISSSEARVGDWENILTAHKDEPFARTWDSSTKRVGRHVLNTVDQGMCKAVCISQCGNFGLVGSALGGIGVYNLQSGLLRKKYLLHKQSVTGLAIDGMNRKMVSCGLDGIVGFYDFGKSKYLGKLDLEAPITSMVYHNQSDLVACALDDLSIVVIDVTTQKVVRVLYGHSNRISGLDFSPDGRWIVSVSLDSTLRTWDLPTGGCIDGVVLPVVATSVKFSPLGDVIATTHVSGNGISLWTNRAQFKPVSTRHVDETEFSTILLPNASGDGGASMLEGALDADEDEEDGNNEFSFGKYESKEQITPDLITLSSGSRTKFNTLLYLDTIKQRNKPIEAPKKPERAPFFLGLTGEAVGDRASVAEGKTQPKPSGGSSEENIGWSEENVGSGVDGEQNSKLLQLKFENGAVPSFESEFTKSLRIAGTTDNYDAFVKYLVGLPPAAMDLEIRSLNSQPPLTEMVYFVKALISALKSKQNFELVETIFSMFLKVHGDVIHQFENIDNLHDALADYSSINSDMNEEIETTIKYCSSIINFIR from the coding sequence AATGTCACTGATGCAACACCATTTGCAATAGGAACACTTGGGTCTACATTTTATGCGGTCACATCCGTTGGTAGATCATTTCAGATTTATGATCTTGCCACTTTGcatttactttttgtttctcaaaAACAGACAAAATCCAAGATTACTTGTTTTGTAACTCACTATCATTATGTGTTTGCAGCCAGTGGGAATGAGATTGGTGTTTACAAAAGAGGCAAATTGGAATACACGTTGAGATGCGAGACGGATGACGTTATTACTCACTTGTGTTATTTTGGAGAATACCTTATCGCAAGTGTTGGTAATGGAGATTTGTATGTTTTCAAGAAAAGGCAAGATCAGCCTGGATCCGAGAGTTACAAGTTCCCTACTGAGTTGTACACGGTAATTAAGCACGTCAATGTTGACGTTGATGGAGAAATTGTTGGATTGATACACCCACCAACGTATTTGAACAAGGTTATCGTTGCCACTTCTGGTCACATTGTTATCGTCAATGTTCGTTCAGGAAAATTGCTTTATAAATCTCCATTGCATCAATTTGATGGAGAAAGTATTACCACAATAGAATCTGCACCGGTTCTTGATCTAGTGGCTGTTGGAACTTCTGTTGGAAACgtttacatatataatttGAGAAAAGGTGCGATAATAGGAGAAAAGATTGTCACTTCGGGAGCAGAAGTGTCAAGTAAAGTAACCTCCCTTTCATTTCGAACAGATGGATCGCCTCATTTAGTAGCAGCGTTGAACAATGGTGATTTATATTTTCATGACTTGAACAAAAATGCTAGAATACATACCTTGAGGAATGCACACAAAGAAGCACATGGCGGTGTATCAAAGGCACAGTTCTTAAATGGACAACCAATAGTTTTGACAAACGGTGGTGATAATCACCTTAAAGAATTTGTGTTTGACCCGAGCCTTACGACGACTAATTCGTCAATTATTTCACCGCCTCGTCACTTGAGATCTAGGGGTGGCCACTCTGCTCCACCCACGGCAATTTTGTTCCCCgaagaagacaaaacacattttcttttgagtGCGTCGCGAGATCGTTCGTTTTGGAATTTTTCATTGAGGAAGGACGCTCAAGCTCAAGAATATTCGCAACGTTTGCACAAGTCAAAGGATGGTAAGCGACAAGCGGGACAAGTTGCCTCATTGAAGGAAAAATTTCCTGAAATCACCGCTATTTCAAGCTCTGAGGCTAGAGTTGGTGATTGGGAAAACATATTAACTGCACACAAAGACGAGCCTTTCGCCAGAACTTGGGACTCTTCCACCAAGAGAGTTGGTCGACATGTACTCAACACTGTAGACCAAGGGATGTGTAAAGCAGTATGTATTTCGCAATGTGGTAATTTTGGTTTGGTGGGATCTGCATTGGGAGGAATAGGAGTTTATAACTTGCAATCGGGATTGTTGAGGAAAAAATATCTTCTCCACAAGCAAAGTGTTACTGGATTAGCCATTGATGGAATGAATAGGAAGATGGTAAGTTGTGGTTTGGATGGTATAGTTGGCTTTTAtgattttggaaaatcaaaatatttGGGAAAACTCGATTTAGAAGCACCCATTACATCCATGGTTTACCATAACCAATCTGATTTGGTTGCTTGTGCACTAGATGATTTGTCAATAGTTGTTATTGACGTTACAACTCAGAAAGTTGTGAGAGTGTTGTACGGCCACTCGAATCGAATTTCAGGCTTGGACTTTTCACCTGATGGACGTTGGATTGTCTCAGTTAGTTTGGACTCTACATTACGTACTTGGGATTTACCAACAGGTGGGTGCATTGATGGTGTAGTTTTACCCGTTGTCGCAACTTCAGTCAAGTTTTCTCCATTGGGCGATGTTATTGCCACTACTCACGTATCTGGTAATGGTATATCATTATGGACAAACCGTGCTCAATTCAAGCCCGTCTCAACGAGACATGTGGATGAGACCGAGTTCTCAACAATCTTGTTGCCAAACGCATCTGGAGATGGGGGTGCATCAATGTTGGAAGGTGCTTTAGATGCCgacgaagacgaagaagatggGAATAACGAGTTTAGTTTTGGCAAATACGAATCAAAGGAACAAATAACACCAGATTTGATCACTTTATCATCCGGTTCAAGAACCAAATTCAAcactttactttatttgGATACTattaaacaaagaaacaagcctATCGAGGCACCAAAGAAACCCGAAAGAGCGCCATTCTTCTTGGGGTTGACAGGAGAGGCCGTAGGTGATAGAGCATCAGTGGCAGAAGGAAAAACACAACCAAAACCTCTGGGTGGGTCAAGTGAAGAAAATATAGGATGGAGTGAAGAAAATGTGGGCAGTGGAGTTGATGGTGAACAAAATTCGAagcttttgcaattgaagTTTGAGAATGGTGCTGTTCCTTCATTTGAAAGTGAATTCACCAAGAGCTTGAGAATTGCGGGCACTACTGACAACTACGATGCGTTTGTAAAGTATTTGGTAGGTTTGCCACCCGCAGCAATGGATTTAGAAATTCGTTCATTAAATTCACAACCGCCATTAACTGAAATGGTATATTTTGTCAAGGCTTTGATTTCGGCGTTAAAATCTAAGCAAAATTTTGAATTGGTTGAAACCATTTTCTCCATGTTTTTAAAAGTTCATGGTGATGTCATACaccaatttgaaaatatcgATAATCTACACGATGCATTGGCAGATTATTCTTCTATCAACTCAGATATgaatgaagaaattgaaacaaCAATCAAGTACTGTTCCAGTATCATCAATTTCATCAGGTAa
- the VAM6 gene encoding Vacuolar morphogenesis protein 6 (BUSCO:EOG09260OCI), with the protein MNPFIRVKLPLQGSSNRISSINETGDYLYVGTNKGDLYIYCSAPTPNTTLASIHHSSHSLKHSDRASTLKSKSIQETTNASSASRSIRSFRSYQDAKHLFTENSRYHLQHTFTNLTQDGSSISTIKILPPNLCESRGNMSKQMVMIISPTSLKLYELVGNHSNLLYSLDEPRITDALYINGDENGNHTTDRKENQERLLLISLKRKVFVVHITNKSRNVLRFNMLREISLKGRVQSLTKFNDDSVIVGTDTEYVTFSFDDFHVSPLAASQKADVFSQGAPFKYFGLSASGPSSWILDTGYGTLLLIRDTTVVALDKRCEEKLTILPIKLSVVPLAAIYIRPMYVAFVYQKRVEIYDLHLGILVQKFTHYLNSQYISASVEGDIFNLACGLDVLQFNISPPSKQILQFLNISGRVPGSNTGVNVSGNDNFNSTANFRHPQSDLKAVGIELAIQMVTSLESNDNNELFSSEKTKLLKLRELYKLKSIYLFDSYARYNEALVDIASEWMVSYHDVLQLFPDFLNAEILLSLSQSESLGGETHDADHDNKSMVPMIGTIKKVTKDDLETVNLSESEYETDTTRRTLPMASKKSRSSKSQGVRRFIKAVNNLIIYLTEQRRILALFMDKGSIKWKNVLLEPDDIYPLIDDQLEYVATIIDTSLFLCYFYTKPMLLGPLLRLPNNRCDSKIVNECLLSSLHNHVQQRNMMQPNYVAELLDFYFGRQLHEEALDMLKKLALENEDAVAIEKDANDNNPVHVHASKDDNYYNNYVTGPQLTVRYLQRLTNKHLSLIFEYASWVIDADESNSRSLFMNDSYECESLDNMAVLQFFVKRKDFDLAIEYLEWLLFKSDLVAKLKLEKLFVDFETKLCLLYLKQIKAHSLHEEEYYESLWRLLSTSETFDPWPILREIPTTEDKFLRLTVFVYKKLHEHENAVDVLYGQLNNLDEAIEYCSSIYRQPQGKQIGQNLFHKLLEDLLMNYSRNKNVDQIAKLLLGKGSQMSVERVFKVLPPSFPLFEIAPYLRLQVQRFQNDADDTRVNSQLYKVGSINLKHQVLQLQDQCFKINSSKTVCPVCKEKLGYSILTVTDNKDIIHYGCSQRLRQTS; encoded by the exons ATGAAT CCTTTCATTAGGGTAAAGTTGCCATTACAAGGGAGCAGCAACCGAATATCGTCAATCAATGAAACTGGCGACTATTTGTACGTTGGCACCAACAAAGGTGACCTTTACATTTATTGCTCAGCACCAACGCCAAACACAACACTTGCATCGATACATCATTCGCTGCACCTGTTGAAACATAGCGATCGTGCACTGACACTCAAAAGTAAAAGCATACAGGAAACAACAAATGCGTCTCTGGCGTCTAGATCAATCCGTTCTTTCCGTTCTTACCAGGATGCAAAACATTTATTTACAGAGAATAGTCGATATCATTTGCAACACACTTTTACAAACTTAACACAAGATGGGTCGAGCATTTCGACTATCAAAATATTACCACCTAATCTATGTGAAAGTCGTGGCAACATGAGTAAACAAATGGTAATGATCATCAGTCCGACGTCGCTTAAGTTATATGAATTAGTAGGAAACCACTCAAATTTGCTTTACTCACTCGACGAGCCTCGTATTACTGATGCGCTATACATTAATGGGGATGAGAATGGAAATCATACTACAGATAGAAAGGAAAATCAAGAACGATTGTTACTTATAAGCTTGAAACGaaaagtttttgttgttcacATTACCAACAAGTCGCGAAACGTGCTTCGATTCAATATGTTGAGAGAAATTCTGCTCAAAGGTAGAGTACAATCGTTAACGAAATTTAACGATGATAGTGTTATTGTTGGTACAGATACAGAATATGTCACATTCAGCTTTGATGACTTCCACGTATCTCCACTAGCTGCAAGCCAAAAGGCAGATGTATTTAGTCAAGGCGCCCCATTCAAATATTTTGGATTATCAGCATCAGGTCCGCTGCTGTGGATTCTTGATACTGGTTATGGAACGTTATTACTTATTAGAGATACTACAGTTGTTGCTTTGGATAAGCGCTGTGAAGAAAAACTCACGATTTTACCAATAAAGTTGTCCGTTGTTCCTCTTGCGGCCATTTATATTCGCCCCATGTATGTGGCTTTTGTCTACCAGAAAAGGGTTGAAATTTATGATTTGCATTTGGGTATATTGGTCCAAAAGTTCACACATTATTTGAATTCACAATACATATCTGCCCTGGTTGAAGGTgatatttttaatttggcTTGTGGTTTAGATGTTTTGCAATTTAACATTTCCCCTCCGCTGAAGCAGATTTTGCAATTCTTAAACATATCAGGGAGAGTCCCTGGTAGTAATACTGGCGTTAATGTTTCTGGAAACGACAATTTCAACAGCACTGCCAATTTTCGCCACCCTCAAAGCGATTTAAAAGCGGTTGGTATTGAATTGGCAATACAGATGGTTACACTGTTGGAATCAAATGACAATAATGAATTGTTTTCCAGTGAAAAGACTAAATTGTTGAAACTTCGAGAGTTATACAAACTTAAAAGTATCTACCTATTCGATCTGTATGCACGTTACAACGAAGCCTTGGTTGATATAGCATCTGAGTGGATGGTGTCGTATCATGATGTATTACAGCTATTCCCAGATTTTTTGAATGCAGAGATACTTTTACTGTTGCTGCAATCAGAGAGTTTAGGGGGAGAAACTCATGACGCTGATCATGACAATAAGAGCATGGTTCCAATGATTGGGACGATTAAAAAGGTCACCAAGGACGACCTTGAAACGGTTAATCTTTCCGAGTCCGAATATGAAACTGATACTACGCGCCGAACGTTGCCCATGGCATCTAAAAAGTCAAGACTGTCCAAGTCGCAAGGTGTGCGACGTTTCATCAAAGCTGTTAATAACCTCATCATATATCTCACAGAGCAACGTCGTATCCTTGCACTTTTTATGGATAAAGGTTCCATCAAATGGAAAAATGTGCTTCTTGAACCAGACGACATATATCCGCTAATAGATGATCAATTGGAATATGTTGCCACTATTATAGATACATCATTGTTTTTATGTTATTTTTATACCAAACCAATGTTGCTTGGACCACTATTGAGACTTCCTAATAACCGTTGTGATTCCAAAATTGTTAATGAATGCTTGTTGAGCAGTCTTCATAATCACGTCCAGCAAAGAAATATGATGCAGCCAAACTATGTAGCGGAGCTTTTGGATTTCTATTTTGGGAGACAACTACACGAAGAAGCACTTGATATGTTGAAAAAGTTAGCTTtagaaaatgaagatgcagttgctattgaaaaagatgcGAATGATAATAACCCTGTGCATGTTCATGCTAGCAAAGATGATAACTATTATAATAATTATGTAACTGGTCCACAACTCACGGTTCGGTATTTGCAAAGGCTTACAAACAAACACTTGTCTTTGATATTTGAATATGCGCTGTGGGTTATTGACGCTGACGAGAGCAACAGCCGGCTGTTGTTTATGAATGATTCATATGAGTGCGAAAGTCTTGATAACATGGCagttttgcaattttttgtCAAGCGGAAAGATTTTGACTTGGCTATCGAGTACCTTGAATGGCTTTTGTTCAAGAGTGATTTGGTGGCAAAGTTGAAATTGGAGAAattgtttgttgattttgaaacaaagctttgtttattgtatttgaaacaaataaaagcaCATTCGCTACATGAGGAAGAATACTACGAGAGTCTTTGGCGCTTACTCTCCACGAGTGAGACATTTGACCCGTGGCCCATTTTACGAGAGATTCCAACTACAGAGGACAAGTTTCTTAGATTGACTGTGTTTGTTTATAAAAAACTACACGAGCATGAGAATGCTGTTGATGTGCTTTATGGTCAATTGAATAATTTGGATGAGGCAATCGAATACTGTTCGCTGATTTATCGCCAGCCGCAGGGTAAACAGATTGGTCAGAACCTTTTCCATAAGTTGTTGGAAGATCTTTTGATGAACTATTCAAGGAATAAAAATGTTGATCAAATTGCGAAACTATTACTTGGAAAAGGTCTGCAAATGTCTGTAGAACGTGTCTTTAAAGTACTTCCGCCATCATTTCCCTTGTTTGAAATTGCTCCGTATTTAAGGTTGCAGGTGCAAAGATTTCAAAACGATGCTGATGATACACGAGTCAATTCTCAGCTCTATAAAGTTGGCTCAATCAATCTCAAGCATCAAGTCTTGCAGCTACAAGATCAATGTTTTAAAATTAATTCAAGCAAAACAGTTTGTCCTGtttgtaaagaaaaattaggATACAGTATTTTGACAGTAACCGATAACAAGGATATTATACATTATGGTTGTTCCCAGCGATTACGACAAACCAGTTAA
- a CDS encoding uncharacterized protein (BUSCO:EOG09260JDM): MFPIPKIAKVCIAPKKGEVPLLAHNLDRVLFSPGVHFLQDPRTRIYNFTPFLKNVINYRDFNFDAVSSYTPVSKHKVMLMNAQKFKKQFYSSTSSMTSLLSKFYMFLNNYSRHRVNRFGNIPFSGMINDLPSIIFAQPQGEFQDEQGNSRTVYSLQEDSSCDAEILLSAMGVCMETLLTNPEKEFLKYKKEKGHKALSSNGEQQSPQPSHSLTPSPPSPPVNSYNYASVGSFLMRSQLDCYDPRLPGNGTFDLKTRASANVRYNSRDPNAGEGDYQIFKLRGDFESYEAEFRDLIRTGAMLKYLFQARIGQMDGIFIAYHNVNSIFGFQYLPLEELDKLFYCEKFNEKQLKADLETVAIEEHHGQENLPSFIGETQFKFSMEMWEKLMTNHILKDFAEAGLKDTPFRMLVETVQPRGTKNKFLRVIAIPVTVDEIKEFQSFPKKHPTDFKQDLTDEQRQTNLQKHSKELKVYNEQTTRDRKILQYTIDLHSSFVNGESSPYYILPKVITKDWKLSYTITKVDFDAKTNLKRMLSQAVDKLLLKSGQTLTSLQKIHKFYEKLGTLRKENWALKEEVPQVYKPVFKDDDA; encoded by the exons ATGTTTCCAATTCCGAAAATCGCAAAGGTG TGCATTGCTCCAAAAAAGGGTGAGGTTCCCCTTTTGGCACACAATTTGGATCGCGTGTTGTTTTCTCCTGGAGTTCATTTCTTACAGGATCCAAGAACAAGGATATACAATTTTACACCATTTTTGAAGAATGTCATAAATTACCGTGACTTTAATTTTGATGCTGTATCTTCATATACTCCAGTATCAAAGCATAAAGTCATGCTTATGAATGCgcaaaaattcaaaaagcAGTTTTATTCTAGTACTTCATCCATGACCTCCTTATTGAGTAAATTCTATATGTTCTTGAACAATTACTCACGTCATCGTGTAAACAGATTTGGAAATATCCCATTTAGTGGGATGATTAATGATTTACCTTCGATAATTTTTGCTCAACCCCAAGGTGAATTTCAAGATGAGCAAGGGAACTCAAGAACAGTATACTCCTTACAAGAAGATAGTTCTTGTGATGCAGAGATTTTGCTAAGTGCCATGGGTGTTTGTATGGAAACTTTGCTTACTAACCCGGAGAAGGAATTTTTAAAgtacaagaaagaaaaaggtcACAAAGCTTTGTCACTGAATGGAGAGCAACAATCACCTCAACCACTGCATTCCTTGACTCCTCTGCCTCCTTCTCCCCCAGTGAACTCATATAATTATGCATCTGTAGGTAGCTTTTTGATGCGTTCCCAATTGGACTGTTATGACCCTCGACTTCCTGGGAACGGGACGTttgatttgaaaacaagagCTTCAGCGAATGTGAGGTACAATTCACGAGATCCGAATGCCGGTGAAGGAGATTACCAAATTTTTAAACTCCGCGGTGATTTTGAGAGCTACGAAGCTGAATTTAGGGATTTAATAAGAACTGGCGCTATGCTTAAATACTTGTTTCAAGCCAGGATTGGTCAAATGGATGGTATTTTCATAGCATACCACAATGTCAATTCCATATTCGGGTTCCAGTACTTGCCCTTGGAAGAATTGGACAAATTGTTTTATTGTGAAAAATTCAATGAGAAACAACTTAAAGCTGACTTGGAGACAGTTGCGATCGAAGAACACCATGGACAAGAGAATTTACCATCCTTCATAGGTGAAACTCaattcaaattttcaatGGAGATGTGGGAGAAGTTGATGACAAACCATATTTTAAAAGATTTTGCCGAGGCTGGACTCAAAGACACGCCGTTCCGAATGCTTGTTGAAACTGTTCAACCAAGAGGTACAAAGAACAAGTTCCTTCGTGTAATTGCTATACCTGTTACCGTTGACGAAATTAAAGAATTTCAACTGTTCCCCAAGAAGCACCCAACGGACTTCAAGCAAGACTTGACAGATGAACAAAGACAAACCAATCTACAAAAGCATTCAAAGGAGCTAAAAGTGTACAACGAGCAAACTACAAGAGACCGCAAAATTTTGCAATACACTATAGATCTCCATCTGTCATTTGTCAATGGCGAGTCCTCTCCTTATTACATTTTACCGAAAGTCATCACTAAAGACTGGAAATTATCATACACAATCACAAAAGTAGACTTTGATGCtaaaacaaatttgaaaagaatgttGAGCCAAGCAGTTGACAAGTTGCTATTAAAGTCGGGCCAAACATTAACTTCGTTGCAAAAAATACACAAATTTTATGAGAAATTGGGAACTTtaaggaaagaaaattggGCATTGAAGGAAGAGGTTCCGCAAGTGTACAAACCGGTATTTAAAGACGACGATGCATAG